One stretch of Eretmochelys imbricata isolate rEreImb1 chromosome 1, rEreImb1.hap1, whole genome shotgun sequence DNA includes these proteins:
- the CCT8 gene encoding T-complex protein 1 subunit theta isoform X1, with the protein MALHVPKAPGFAQMLKEGVKHFSGLEEAVFRNIQACKELAQTTRTALGPNGMNKMVINHLEKLFMTNDAATILRELEVQHPAAKMIVMASHMQEQEVGDGTNFVLVFAGTLLELAEELLRMGLSISEVIEGYEKACKKALEILPDLVCCSAKNLHDVEEVASLLHTSVMSKQYGNEIFLAKLIAQACVSILPNSGHFNVDSIRVCKILGSGVSASSVLHGMVFKKETEGDVTSVKDAKIAVYSCPFDGMITETKGTVLIKNAEELKKFSKGEENLMDLQVKAIADGGANVVVTGGKVADMALHYANKYNLMLVRLNSKWDLRRLCKTLGATALPKLIPPTLEEMGHCDSVYLSEVGDTQVVVFKHEKEDGAISTIVIRGSTDNLMDDIERAIDDGVNTFKVLTRDKRLVPGGGATEIELAKQIASYGETCPGLDQYAIKKFAEAFEAIPRALAENSGVKANEVLSKLYAVHQEGNKNVGFDIEAEAAAVKDMLETGVLDTYLGKHWGIKLATNAAVTVLRVDQIIMAKPAGGPKPPSGKKDWDDDQSE; encoded by the exons ATGGCGCTCCACGTGCCCAAGGCCCCGGGCTTCGCCCAGATGCTGAAGGAAGGCGTGAAG cATTTTTCAGGATTAGAAGAAGCTGTATTTAGGAACATACAGGCATGTAAGGAGCTTGCCCAAACCACCCGTACAGCTCTTGGACCAAATG GAATGAACAAAATGGTTATCAATCATCTTGAGAAGCTTTTCATGACAAACGATGCTGCAACTATCTTAAGGGAGTTGGAG GTCCAACACCCTGCTGCAAAAATGATTGTAATGGCTTCCCATATGCAAGAGCAAGAAGTTGGAGATGGAACAAACTTTGTCCTTGTTTTTGCTGGCACCCTTCTTGAGCTAGCAGAGGAACTTTTGAGGATGGGACTTTCCATTTCAGAG GTGATAGAAGGTTATGAAAAAGCCTGCAAGAAAGCCCTAGAAATTCTTCCTGACTTAGTATGCTGTTCTGCAAAGAATCTGCATGATGTTGAAGAAGTGGCGTCTTTGCTGCACACCTCAGTAATGAGTAAACAATATGGCAATGAAATCTTTCTAGCAAAGCttattgctcaggcatgtg TATCTATTCTTCCTAATTCTGGTCATTTCAATGTTGACAGCATCAGAGTATGCAAAATTTTG GGCTCTGGTGTGTCTGCCTCTTCAGTCCTTCATggtatggtttttaaaaaagaaactgaaggAGATGTTACTTCTGTCAAAGATGCCAAAATAGCTGTGTATTCCTGTCCTTTTGATGGTATGATAACTGAAACTAAG GGCACTGTACTGATAAAAAATGCTGAAGAACTTAAGAAGTTCAGCAAGGGAGAAGAAAATCTAATGGATCTGCAAGTCAAGGCAATTGCTGATGGTGGTGCAAATGTTGTAGTAACAGGTGGCAAAGTGGCAGACATGGCACTTCATTATGCCAATAAATACAATCTTATGTTAGTCAG attgaacTCAAAATGGGATCTTAGGAGACTGTGTAAAACTCTTGGCGCTACCGCTCTTCCCAAATTG ATTCCACCTACACTAGAAGAAATGGGTCATTGTGACAGTGTTTATTTGTCGGAGGTTGGGGATACACAAGTAGTTGTGTTTAAGCATG AAAAGGAAGATGGTGCCATTTCTACCATAGTAATCCGTGGATCTACAGACAATCTAATGGATGACATTGAGAGAGCTATAGATGATGGTGTTAATACTTTCAAAGTACTCACTAGG GATAAACGTCTTGTTCCTGGTGGTGGTGCAACAGAGATTGAGTTGGCCAAGCAGATCGCATCTTATGGAGAG ACATGTCCTGGGCTTGACCAGTATGCTATCAAGAAATTTGCTGAGGCATTTGAAGCCATTCCTCGAGCACTAGCAGAAAATTCTGGAGTAAAGGCCAATGAAGTTCTCTCCAAACTTTATGCAGTGCACcaagaaggcaacaaaaatgttggATTTGATATTGAG GCTGAAGCTGCAGCTGTGAAGGATATGTTGGAAACTGGTGTATTAGACACATATCTTGGAAAACACTGGGGTATTAAGCTGGCTACAAATGCTGCAGTGACTGTGCTCAGAGTAGATCAG ATCATCATGGCAAAACCAGCTGGTGGGCCCAAACCTCCATCAGGAAAGAAAGATTGGGATGATGACCAAAGCGAATGA
- the CCT8 gene encoding T-complex protein 1 subunit theta isoform X2: MNKMVINHLEKLFMTNDAATILRELEVQHPAAKMIVMASHMQEQEVGDGTNFVLVFAGTLLELAEELLRMGLSISEVIEGYEKACKKALEILPDLVCCSAKNLHDVEEVASLLHTSVMSKQYGNEIFLAKLIAQACVSILPNSGHFNVDSIRVCKILGSGVSASSVLHGMVFKKETEGDVTSVKDAKIAVYSCPFDGMITETKGTVLIKNAEELKKFSKGEENLMDLQVKAIADGGANVVVTGGKVADMALHYANKYNLMLVRLNSKWDLRRLCKTLGATALPKLIPPTLEEMGHCDSVYLSEVGDTQVVVFKHEKEDGAISTIVIRGSTDNLMDDIERAIDDGVNTFKVLTRDKRLVPGGGATEIELAKQIASYGETCPGLDQYAIKKFAEAFEAIPRALAENSGVKANEVLSKLYAVHQEGNKNVGFDIEAEAAAVKDMLETGVLDTYLGKHWGIKLATNAAVTVLRVDQIIMAKPAGGPKPPSGKKDWDDDQSE; encoded by the exons ATGAACAAAATGGTTATCAATCATCTTGAGAAGCTTTTCATGACAAACGATGCTGCAACTATCTTAAGGGAGTTGGAG GTCCAACACCCTGCTGCAAAAATGATTGTAATGGCTTCCCATATGCAAGAGCAAGAAGTTGGAGATGGAACAAACTTTGTCCTTGTTTTTGCTGGCACCCTTCTTGAGCTAGCAGAGGAACTTTTGAGGATGGGACTTTCCATTTCAGAG GTGATAGAAGGTTATGAAAAAGCCTGCAAGAAAGCCCTAGAAATTCTTCCTGACTTAGTATGCTGTTCTGCAAAGAATCTGCATGATGTTGAAGAAGTGGCGTCTTTGCTGCACACCTCAGTAATGAGTAAACAATATGGCAATGAAATCTTTCTAGCAAAGCttattgctcaggcatgtg TATCTATTCTTCCTAATTCTGGTCATTTCAATGTTGACAGCATCAGAGTATGCAAAATTTTG GGCTCTGGTGTGTCTGCCTCTTCAGTCCTTCATggtatggtttttaaaaaagaaactgaaggAGATGTTACTTCTGTCAAAGATGCCAAAATAGCTGTGTATTCCTGTCCTTTTGATGGTATGATAACTGAAACTAAG GGCACTGTACTGATAAAAAATGCTGAAGAACTTAAGAAGTTCAGCAAGGGAGAAGAAAATCTAATGGATCTGCAAGTCAAGGCAATTGCTGATGGTGGTGCAAATGTTGTAGTAACAGGTGGCAAAGTGGCAGACATGGCACTTCATTATGCCAATAAATACAATCTTATGTTAGTCAG attgaacTCAAAATGGGATCTTAGGAGACTGTGTAAAACTCTTGGCGCTACCGCTCTTCCCAAATTG ATTCCACCTACACTAGAAGAAATGGGTCATTGTGACAGTGTTTATTTGTCGGAGGTTGGGGATACACAAGTAGTTGTGTTTAAGCATG AAAAGGAAGATGGTGCCATTTCTACCATAGTAATCCGTGGATCTACAGACAATCTAATGGATGACATTGAGAGAGCTATAGATGATGGTGTTAATACTTTCAAAGTACTCACTAGG GATAAACGTCTTGTTCCTGGTGGTGGTGCAACAGAGATTGAGTTGGCCAAGCAGATCGCATCTTATGGAGAG ACATGTCCTGGGCTTGACCAGTATGCTATCAAGAAATTTGCTGAGGCATTTGAAGCCATTCCTCGAGCACTAGCAGAAAATTCTGGAGTAAAGGCCAATGAAGTTCTCTCCAAACTTTATGCAGTGCACcaagaaggcaacaaaaatgttggATTTGATATTGAG GCTGAAGCTGCAGCTGTGAAGGATATGTTGGAAACTGGTGTATTAGACACATATCTTGGAAAACACTGGGGTATTAAGCTGGCTACAAATGCTGCAGTGACTGTGCTCAGAGTAGATCAG ATCATCATGGCAAAACCAGCTGGTGGGCCCAAACCTCCATCAGGAAAGAAAGATTGGGATGATGACCAAAGCGAATGA